One region of Posidoniimonas polymericola genomic DNA includes:
- a CDS encoding RHS repeat-associated core domain-containing protein yields the protein MAVGRDINNEHLYTGRRTDTETGLQLNRRRFYHQQLGRWVSRDPIGYAAGDMNLYGYVGGNPVLYADSHGLQRPPGLGLPIDAGDLHDIINDKIDGAPGVSEPEKDWCKCNTTCCFQASDSREQVADEMNERYGGGSGNSAVHNAIQHCAWMCIVASKWGCSKEQARELGQAHEDGNFFGGANGDMDLWNNDEGIESSSNWDSVDSCFDKCEAKAKSGELDWFEPIDTPARPGQPPLRPGGLPTGPSPPGRPVGPRPPHSWGH from the coding sequence GTGGCCGTGGGAAGGGACATCAATAACGAGCATCTCTACACCGGGAGACGCACCGACACGGAAACCGGGTTGCAGTTGAATCGGAGGAGATTCTATCATCAGCAACTGGGGAGGTGGGTGTCCAGGGATCCGATTGGGTATGCGGCGGGGGATATGAACCTGTACGGGTATGTTGGTGGAAATCCAGTCCTTTATGCCGACAGCCATGGATTGCAAAGGCCCCCGGGGCTTGGCCTTCCGATAGACGCAGGTGATTTACATGACATCATCAATGACAAAATTGACGGTGCACCAGGAGTCTCCGAACCGGAAAAGGATTGGTGTAAATGCAATACTACGTGTTGCTTCCAAGCTTCCGATAGCCGAGAGCAAGTGGCCGATGAGATGAATGAGCGATATGGTGGCGGCTCTGGCAATTCGGCGGTTCACAATGCGATTCAGCACTGTGCATGGATGTGTATCGTTGCTAGCAAATGGGGATGCTCCAAAGAGCAAGCTCGTGAGTTGGGCCAAGCCCATGAGGACGGAAACTTCTTCGGGGGAGCCAATGGCGACATGGACCTTTGGAACAATGATGAGGGGATTGAGAGTTCGTCAAACTGGGATTCTGTGGATTCATGCTTTGACAAGTGTGAAGCAAAGGCCAAGAGTGGAGAACTTGATTGGTTTGAACCAATAGATACACCAGCACGCCCTGGCCAACCTCCATTGAGGCCTGGCGGTCTGCCAACAGGCCCTTCTCCTCCGGGGCGACCAGTTGGTCCACGGCCTCCGCACTCGTGGGGCCACTAG
- a CDS encoding PQQ-like beta-propeller repeat protein, with protein MKFLTRFPARLAWFGLLAAAAAVATPALANDWPQWQGPDRDAKSAEQGLLPQWPDGGPPLAWKATDLGGGDSAPAIAGGVVYGMSARDGDEIVWALSESDGSELWTARLGPAFDQSFPQSKEGPGGTPTVDGDRVYAIGMGGVVSCLETAGGDIVWQRDMHEEFGGAVPAWSFRESPLVDGDKLICTPGGRDAMMVALDKQTGATLWTCADPDARDDNAEEGESGGRRPRIPESGAAYSSVIAIDFEGQRQYVQMTATSLVGVSADGQLLWQYQRPANRMRINCSTPIYQDGLVFASSAYGNGGGAVRLSRDADGGVTAEEVYFTSKMQNHHGGMIVLDGVLYGANGGNGGGFLSALDFATGDVIWREREAPKGGLAYADGRLYLRGEGGELVLIEPSRDEYRERGRFQQPDRTDKPAWAHPVVANGRLYVRDQGAMYVYDVAE; from the coding sequence ATGAAGTTTCTTACGAGATTTCCCGCTCGGCTTGCGTGGTTTGGTTTACTCGCCGCAGCGGCCGCGGTCGCCACGCCGGCCCTCGCTAACGATTGGCCCCAGTGGCAGGGCCCCGATCGCGACGCCAAATCGGCAGAGCAGGGGCTGCTGCCGCAGTGGCCCGACGGGGGTCCACCGCTCGCCTGGAAGGCGACCGACCTAGGCGGCGGCGACAGCGCGCCGGCCATCGCGGGCGGAGTGGTGTACGGCATGAGCGCCCGCGACGGCGACGAGATCGTCTGGGCGCTCTCGGAGTCCGACGGCAGCGAGCTCTGGACCGCGCGGCTTGGCCCGGCGTTTGACCAGAGCTTCCCGCAGTCCAAGGAGGGCCCCGGCGGCACGCCCACCGTCGACGGCGACCGGGTCTACGCCATCGGCATGGGCGGCGTTGTCAGCTGCCTCGAGACCGCGGGCGGCGACATCGTGTGGCAGCGCGACATGCACGAAGAGTTCGGCGGTGCGGTGCCGGCCTGGAGCTTCCGCGAGTCGCCGCTGGTCGACGGCGACAAGCTAATCTGCACGCCCGGTGGCCGTGACGCGATGATGGTCGCGCTCGACAAGCAGACCGGCGCGACCCTCTGGACCTGCGCCGACCCGGACGCCAGGGATGACAACGCCGAGGAGGGTGAGTCCGGTGGGCGCCGGCCGCGCATCCCGGAGTCGGGCGCCGCGTACTCGTCGGTTATCGCGATCGACTTCGAGGGCCAGCGGCAGTACGTGCAGATGACGGCCACGTCGCTGGTGGGCGTGTCGGCCGACGGCCAGCTGCTGTGGCAGTACCAGCGGCCCGCCAACCGGATGCGGATCAACTGCTCGACGCCGATCTACCAAGACGGCCTGGTCTTCGCCTCGTCGGCGTACGGCAACGGCGGCGGCGCGGTGCGGCTCAGCAGGGACGCCGACGGCGGCGTCACGGCCGAGGAGGTCTACTTCACGTCGAAGATGCAGAACCACCACGGCGGCATGATCGTGCTCGACGGCGTCTTGTACGGCGCGAACGGCGGCAACGGCGGCGGCTTCTTGTCGGCCCTCGACTTCGCCACCGGCGACGTCATCTGGCGCGAACGCGAAGCGCCCAAAGGGGGCCTCGCCTACGCCGACGGCCGCCTGTACCTCCGCGGCGAGGGGGGCGAACTAGTCCTCATCGAGCCGAGCCGCGACGAGTACCGCGAGCGGGGCCGCTTCCAGCAACCCGACCGCACCGACAAACCGGCTTGGGCCCACCCGGTGGTCGCCAACGGCCGGCTGTACGTCCGCGACCAGGGGGCGATGTACGTGTACGACGTGGCGGAGTAG